From Cardinium endosymbiont of Culicoides punctatus, a single genomic window includes:
- a CDS encoding energy-coupling factor ABC transporter ATP-binding protein: protein MIELQNVCYKIDNKYILKNINLQLVEKKIGIIGANGSGKSTFAKLLNGLKLPTEGTVIIDGLHTCKCGREIRRKVGFIFQNPDNQIVFPIVEEDLAFGLKNIGYNKVDIDRKIDSLLSLYNMECLRKSSAHLLSDGEKQLLAIVGVVIMDPEYIIFDEPTTFLDLKNKKKIFQVMENLSQTAIVISHDLEFLSNFDRVIVFEQGKVVADGHPSVAIATYKKMMI from the coding sequence ATGATAGAACTACAAAATGTTTGTTATAAAATTGATAATAAGTATATATTAAAAAATATCAATTTACAGTTAGTTGAAAAAAAAATTGGTATCATTGGTGCCAATGGTAGTGGTAAAAGCACTTTTGCAAAGTTGCTTAATGGTCTTAAGTTACCTACTGAAGGTACTGTAATTATAGATGGCTTACATACATGTAAATGTGGTAGAGAAATAAGACGTAAAGTAGGATTTATTTTTCAAAATCCAGATAATCAAATTGTTTTCCCTATAGTTGAAGAAGACTTAGCATTTGGATTAAAAAATATTGGATATAATAAAGTTGATATCGATAGAAAAATTGATTCTCTTTTATCTTTATACAATATGGAATGTTTACGTAAATCCTCTGCACACCTGCTTAGTGATGGAGAAAAGCAACTATTAGCGATTGTCGGAGTAGTCATAATGGATCCTGAGTATATTATATTTGATGAGCCTACTACGTTTTTAGATTTAAAAAATAAAAAAAAGATTTTTCAAGTAATGGAAAATTTAAGCCAAACTGCTATTGTCATTTCTCATGACCTTGAATTTTTGTCAAATTTTGATAGGGTAATCGTTTTTGAGCAGGGTAAGGTTGTTGCAGATGGACATCCTTCTGTTGCTATCGCCACATATAAAAAAATGATGATATGA
- a CDS encoding sodium:solute symporter family transporter, with product MILSNLPLLMAGAFLLFTLAAGIYFGKKTTSLKEYAVGHKNFATATLVATVLATIIGGGGLIRNVQQVHNQGLYWILFSIIGNVDIWMVSALADRMGPFMNHLSMAESIGRIYGKMPRAITAIACIMAAIATLAIQINVISLAINMCTGMDNPKIITIIATLILIFYSTFGGIRAVTYTDALQFITFLAIIPVLAWLMFQKTGKSMGETLTFLQTQEKFQFSSVVRWDTSLISIIALILSALMSAIEPPTIQRIYMASSPIQAKRVFLYTSVLRFVIIIFIVLVGIAVFVDAPDLATEEVWKHIIGNMHPFLKGLICISLLALTMSTADSSLNSCSVLISHDIVESMRGKKTTISNGLRLARVTSLIVGLSAMIVTFYYKDILELLKLSFDFSVPIITAPFVLAVLGFRGTSTTALIGMVTGAVTITAWNKWVEPKTDIDGSFFCMLANGIAMMVAHYSRPQPEGTGWMKEDDEAKQKRQAQERKKKRMQEEEKLRSKLEKLKPSHKSLLLMSFYIGITTLFSLTIIGKDHFTIWYVLRLITALIFFCYGMHQNKGGTHYISGKYWVIGLLFALSMDIFFHWLHSTNLIFTLFLAFVHLAFTAYMLPAHISIPAMVLNVSMLAYAIFQLEIEGILQISVKNIPLVLVFGVVVLLIIFYAKNQNNLLNKKIFYLEHQQKAQEEQKLKEIAYGLDITQKRDKDVIAENGTILENVVNNVTQAISFLHNSTPLYKEDFQSIINKFTDWALFLKRHSKSKDHLLLAPKKITLSNLISKVEVKVENELGIMPRIFMEKEEPLSMICDVDKIVDVLVTAVLRIVSKDNVEKDMVRLDIHSATLIFHQCEKVHEKHAVLRPFAAITIVISNYNTPRENITPYHSCYDDKMFVENNLNRHRNVDPEPMDITTSNMLGIIQSHYGYLELPKPDKDGILIALPLNVNDIREEMIERLPLDLLSATKSEITPKEKVDSLKVLIDFHEYACSVSHADPAIITEILLLLRRCYGFKRHMCGELFYVRAAGIATLVSKWVGISPKPVYAALLYDLVRYTHLSLSYIRANYNLGIFEFVKNILAIDKRKDLEESMLYIDNRFKDAVNDDQRVVLYVKLAERLYDLEHAAGYSNKSEILSMARETFAIDILLAQKYLSMEPEIAKALGDVAHNVIFHITKEGKE from the coding sequence ATGATACTATCCAATCTTCCACTCCTTATGGCAGGAGCTTTTTTGTTATTTACATTGGCTGCAGGGATTTACTTTGGTAAAAAGACCACCAGCCTTAAAGAATATGCTGTAGGTCATAAAAACTTTGCCACAGCTACGCTGGTAGCTACGGTATTAGCCACAATTATTGGAGGAGGAGGATTAATACGAAATGTACAACAAGTGCATAACCAAGGTTTATATTGGATATTATTTTCAATAATAGGAAATGTAGATATTTGGATGGTTAGTGCTCTTGCAGATCGCATGGGACCATTTATGAACCACCTCTCTATGGCGGAAAGTATCGGTCGTATATATGGTAAAATGCCAAGAGCTATTACTGCAATAGCTTGCATTATGGCTGCTATTGCTACTCTTGCTATTCAAATTAATGTTATATCATTAGCCATCAATATGTGTACAGGTATGGATAATCCTAAAATCATAACTATTATTGCTACACTTATTCTTATTTTTTATTCTACATTTGGAGGTATTCGTGCAGTAACTTATACAGATGCATTGCAATTTATAACCTTTTTGGCAATTATTCCTGTATTAGCCTGGCTTATGTTCCAAAAAACGGGAAAGTCAATGGGAGAAACCCTAACCTTTTTACAGACACAAGAAAAATTTCAATTTTCTAGTGTGGTTAGATGGGATACCAGTTTAATCAGTATCATTGCATTGATTTTATCTGCTTTAATGTCTGCTATAGAACCACCAACAATACAAAGAATCTATATGGCTTCTAGTCCAATACAAGCCAAAAGAGTTTTTCTGTATACCAGCGTACTCCGTTTTGTTATCATAATTTTTATAGTTTTAGTAGGTATAGCTGTCTTTGTAGATGCTCCTGACTTAGCAACAGAAGAGGTTTGGAAGCATATTATAGGTAACATGCACCCATTTCTAAAAGGGCTTATTTGTATCAGCCTTCTTGCACTTACCATGTCTACAGCTGATTCTAGTCTTAATTCTTGCTCCGTTTTAATTAGCCATGATATTGTAGAAAGTATGCGTGGTAAAAAAACAACTATTTCAAATGGACTTAGGCTTGCTAGGGTTACTTCCCTAATTGTAGGTCTATCTGCCATGATCGTAACATTTTATTATAAAGACATCCTAGAGTTGCTGAAATTATCTTTTGATTTTTCTGTCCCAATCATTACAGCTCCTTTTGTATTGGCTGTTTTGGGCTTTCGAGGTACTTCTACTACTGCTCTAATAGGTATGGTTACTGGGGCAGTAACTATAACAGCTTGGAATAAATGGGTTGAACCAAAAACAGATATAGATGGTTCCTTTTTTTGTATGCTGGCTAATGGTATAGCGATGATGGTTGCACATTACTCACGTCCACAGCCAGAAGGTACAGGATGGATGAAAGAGGATGATGAAGCTAAACAGAAAAGACAGGCACAGGAAAGAAAAAAAAAGCGGATGCAAGAAGAAGAAAAGCTCCGTAGTAAGTTAGAGAAACTTAAGCCTAGTCATAAAAGTCTGTTGCTAATGAGCTTTTATATTGGAATTACCACGTTGTTTTCGCTCACTATAATCGGAAAAGATCATTTTACAATTTGGTATGTACTTAGATTAATAACGGCCCTCATTTTTTTTTGTTATGGTATGCATCAAAACAAGGGAGGTACCCATTATATATCTGGAAAGTATTGGGTTATAGGACTGCTTTTTGCACTTTCTATGGATATTTTTTTCCACTGGTTACATAGTACAAATCTTATATTTACCTTATTTTTGGCCTTTGTTCACCTGGCTTTTACTGCCTATATGCTGCCTGCTCATATCAGCATACCTGCTATGGTACTTAACGTTTCAATGCTGGCTTATGCTATCTTCCAGTTAGAAATAGAAGGAATCTTGCAAATAAGTGTCAAAAATATCCCATTGGTTTTAGTATTCGGTGTAGTTGTTCTATTGATTATTTTTTACGCTAAAAATCAAAATAATTTATTAAATAAGAAAATTTTTTACTTGGAACACCAACAGAAAGCTCAAGAAGAACAAAAACTTAAAGAAATTGCATATGGATTGGATATAACGCAAAAAAGAGACAAAGATGTAATTGCGGAAAATGGGACCATTTTAGAAAATGTAGTCAACAATGTAACCCAAGCTATATCCTTTTTGCATAACAGCACTCCGTTATATAAAGAAGATTTTCAGAGTATAATAAATAAATTTACAGATTGGGCGCTATTCTTAAAAAGACATAGTAAATCAAAAGACCATCTTCTGCTTGCTCCAAAAAAAATCACCCTATCGAACTTGATTAGCAAGGTAGAAGTAAAGGTGGAAAATGAATTGGGTATTATGCCAAGAATTTTTATGGAAAAAGAAGAACCACTATCTATGATATGTGATGTCGATAAGATTGTTGATGTATTAGTGACTGCTGTATTGCGCATTGTTAGTAAAGACAATGTAGAAAAAGATATGGTAAGGTTGGATATCCATAGTGCTACATTAATCTTTCATCAATGTGAAAAAGTTCACGAAAAACATGCCGTATTACGTCCTTTTGCAGCCATTACTATTGTAATTAGCAATTACAATACGCCAAGAGAAAATATAACGCCCTATCACAGTTGCTATGATGATAAAATGTTTGTAGAAAACAATTTAAATCGACACCGTAATGTAGATCCAGAGCCTATGGATATCACTACAAGTAATATGCTTGGGATTATCCAATCACATTATGGCTATCTAGAATTGCCTAAACCAGACAAAGATGGTATTTTGATCGCCCTTCCACTGAATGTCAATGATATACGAGAAGAAATGATTGAAAGATTACCCTTAGACTTACTCTCTGCTACCAAATCTGAAATAACTCCAAAGGAAAAAGTTGATTCATTGAAAGTATTAATTGATTTTCATGAATATGCCTGTAGCGTTTCTCATGCTGATCCTGCTATCATAACAGAAATATTGTTACTACTGAGACGTTGTTATGGATTTAAACGCCATATGTGTGGTGAATTATTTTATGTACGTGCTGCAGGCATAGCTACATTGGTTTCGAAATGGGTTGGTATTTCACCCAAACCTGTTTACGCTGCGCTCTTGTATGATTTGGTGCGCTATACCCATCTATCACTTTCCTATATTAGAGCCAACTATAATTTGGGTATTTTTGAATTTGTAAAAAATATACTTGCCATAGATAAACGTAAAGACCTAGAAGAATCCATGTTGTATATAGACAATCGTTTTAAAGATGCTGTCAACGATGATCAACGGGTTGTTCTTTATGTTAAGTTGGCTGAACGCCTTTATGACCTTGAACATGCTGCAGGCTATAGCAACAAGTCAGAGATCCTATCTATGGCGCGAGAAACATTTGCTATAGATATACTTCTTGCACAGAAATATCTGAGCATGGAACCCGAAATAGCTAAAGCGCTAGGTGATGTAGCACATAATGTTATATTTCATATAACTAAAGAGGGAAAAGAATGA
- a CDS encoding transposase-like zinc-binding domain-containing protein, with amino-acid sequence MEKWSQFLTEVNVVKNGFNKDQKQSYLCKSCKKQCIERNTFNV; translated from the coding sequence ATGGAAAAGTGGTCTCAATTCCTAACTGAAGTAAATGTAGTCAAAAATGGCTTTAATAAAGACCAAAAACAAAGCTATTTATGTAAAAGTTGCAAAAAACAATGTATAGAGAGAAACACTTTTAATGTATAG
- a CDS encoding energy-coupling factor transporter transmembrane component T family protein: protein MNLESYYQRNSPIHRLSFAIKLCWLVTLGIVLCLSSNFFILTISLLLTISLYIVAKIPLKMVRAQLWSIGMVLIIVWFSYSGWINSLKAAIRFCILIFFSLLITLTTRTSDIMESIEKLLVFLSYFGLNHRKISLSLSLTLRFIPVIANSFQEVHMAQRARGIEHNFVGIIIPTVIKTLKMAENIAEAIEARSW, encoded by the coding sequence ATGAATTTGGAAAGTTATTATCAACGGAATTCTCCTATTCATAGATTATCTTTTGCCATCAAGTTATGCTGGTTGGTTACTCTTGGAATTGTTTTATGCTTAAGTTCTAATTTCTTTATACTAACCATTAGCCTTTTACTTACTATATCTTTATACATTGTTGCTAAGATTCCATTAAAAATGGTCCGAGCTCAATTATGGTCTATTGGTATGGTACTGATCATCGTATGGTTTAGTTATAGTGGATGGATAAACAGTTTAAAAGCAGCTATACGTTTTTGTATATTAATATTTTTCTCTTTATTGATCACATTAACAACACGCACATCTGACATAATGGAAAGCATAGAGAAGCTTTTAGTATTCTTATCTTATTTTGGTCTAAATCATAGAAAAATTAGTTTATCTTTGTCACTTACCTTACGGTTTATTCCTGTAATTGCAAATTCTTTTCAAGAAGTACATATGGCGCAGCGTGCTCGAGGGATAGAGCATAATTTTGTAGGAATTATCATTCCTACAGTTATTAAAACTTTAAAAATGGCAGAAAATATTGCTGAAGCTATTGAGGCACGTTCTTGGTAG